The following are encoded together in the Novipirellula artificiosorum genome:
- a CDS encoding DUF1549 domain-containing protein — MMKVVVYSLLIVFLWPAVSHADARVNDDAIRFFESEVRPLLADQCWDCHGEKDQKGDLRLDSMSAILRGGETGPALVVGKPGESLLVEAIRYESFEMPPSGPLPAEQAAILTKWISIGAPWPDSDRTVQPRESSELFSLEDRAWWAFQAVQAPDVPNFGDSDWPRNEIDGFILAQMRSAGLSPSPQADPTTLVRRLYFDVIGLPPTPDQVRAFVRDTSPTAYEDLVDTLLDAPEHGQHAARKWLDLVRYADSDGYRADGYRPNAWRYRDYVIASFNADKPYDRFIQEQIAGDELFPEDLDAQVALGYLRHWVYEWNIRDASGQWNTILDDITDTTADVFMGLGLQCAKCHNHKFDPLLQKDYFRLRAFFAPIQPKDITLATRDEIKKHHGLKKAWESKVTPILAEVEELEAPYRATLRDRAINRFPEDMQLIARMPAAERTPLQQQLADLVMLQVEAEYKTLESEMEADDKERRLQLQRDLEKADAEKPADLPVAMSVRDVGPVAPPTTLPKRPGAPLEPGFPSVLDQKPMVIRPLGQSTGRRAALARWLTDPANPLTSRVMVNRIWQTHFGRGLAANTSDLGRLGEAPSHPKLLDWIANQFIASKWSLKTLHRMILTSATYRQSTQHPQQRAYQLIDPSNQYYWRSDTRRLSAEQIRDAMLVVSDQYSDQAGGPGVLSDLPKRSIFTRVMRNSSDELLGSFDLPLFFSSTPSRNTTTTPVQSLLMINSDLVLGHARRLAAAVSIDSDELCNRISRAWWRVYGRAPTEAEAEQALRFVRSQTTQLKKIQADASPTVIETAKLPYREGQAVQFKVDQLDLQLAAVETERMDLTDFTIEMFFQLRSIDDHAAVRTLAAKWNGSSRSPGWGFGVTGHGSRRKPQTLVLQIVGDRGDGKISEQAIFSDHHVEMNKPYYAAACVRLAKSGEPGVVTFHLKDLSNDDQPLLTLETPHDARGGFANQQSFTIGGVDGGNRRAFDGLIDDVRLLPSALTVDQLLYTAERDVQGMIGYWQFETDPGVLRNRLESGPDLEAKGNAIIQLDPSETALVDFCHALLNSNEFLYVH, encoded by the coding sequence ATGATGAAAGTCGTCGTTTACTCGCTGCTGATCGTTTTCCTCTGGCCGGCCGTGTCCCATGCCGATGCGCGAGTCAACGACGACGCGATCCGTTTTTTTGAATCGGAAGTGCGCCCTCTGCTCGCGGATCAGTGTTGGGATTGCCACGGCGAAAAGGACCAAAAAGGAGACCTGCGACTGGACTCGATGTCAGCGATCTTACGTGGAGGCGAAACAGGGCCGGCGCTGGTTGTAGGCAAGCCGGGCGAGAGTCTACTGGTCGAAGCGATCCGCTATGAGTCGTTTGAAATGCCGCCCTCTGGTCCACTGCCGGCGGAACAAGCTGCGATCCTGACGAAGTGGATCTCGATCGGAGCGCCCTGGCCCGATAGTGATCGAACCGTGCAGCCTCGTGAATCGTCCGAGTTGTTTTCGCTTGAAGATCGAGCGTGGTGGGCCTTTCAGGCAGTGCAGGCCCCCGACGTGCCAAACTTCGGAGATTCCGATTGGCCGAGAAACGAGATCGACGGTTTTATTCTCGCCCAGATGCGTTCGGCAGGCCTGAGTCCATCGCCCCAAGCCGACCCAACAACGTTGGTCCGACGCTTGTACTTCGATGTGATCGGCTTGCCTCCTACCCCGGATCAGGTCAGAGCCTTTGTGCGTGACACATCGCCGACCGCGTACGAAGACCTCGTTGATACACTTCTCGATGCACCAGAGCATGGCCAACATGCCGCTCGGAAATGGCTTGATCTGGTTCGCTATGCTGATTCGGATGGCTATCGCGCTGATGGTTACCGGCCGAACGCGTGGCGGTACCGCGACTACGTGATTGCATCCTTCAACGCGGACAAACCCTACGATCGGTTCATCCAGGAACAGATAGCGGGTGACGAGTTGTTTCCGGAGGATCTCGATGCGCAAGTTGCGTTGGGCTATTTGCGTCACTGGGTCTACGAATGGAATATCCGAGACGCATCAGGCCAATGGAACACGATTCTTGATGACATCACCGATACGACGGCGGACGTCTTCATGGGGCTTGGGTTGCAATGCGCTAAGTGCCACAACCACAAGTTTGATCCGCTCCTGCAAAAAGACTATTTCCGGCTCCGAGCCTTCTTTGCTCCGATTCAGCCCAAAGACATCACGTTGGCAACTCGCGATGAAATCAAGAAACACCATGGATTGAAAAAGGCGTGGGAATCCAAGGTCACACCGATCTTAGCGGAAGTCGAAGAATTGGAAGCACCGTATCGGGCGACACTGAGAGACCGAGCGATCAATCGGTTCCCAGAGGACATGCAGCTGATCGCCAGAATGCCCGCCGCAGAGCGGACGCCCTTACAGCAGCAGTTGGCTGATTTGGTCATGCTGCAGGTGGAGGCCGAGTACAAGACACTCGAAAGTGAGATGGAAGCAGACGATAAGGAGCGGCGATTGCAACTGCAACGCGATCTGGAAAAAGCAGATGCGGAAAAGCCAGCGGATCTACCGGTTGCCATGAGCGTGCGTGACGTCGGTCCGGTCGCCCCACCTACGACCCTTCCGAAACGACCTGGTGCCCCTCTGGAACCGGGATTCCCAAGTGTACTGGATCAAAAACCAATGGTGATTCGACCGCTTGGCCAATCGACCGGTCGACGTGCGGCACTGGCTCGGTGGCTGACCGATCCGGCGAACCCACTGACGTCGCGAGTGATGGTCAACCGAATCTGGCAAACTCATTTTGGTCGTGGGCTCGCCGCAAACACCAGCGACTTGGGCCGTTTGGGAGAGGCACCTTCTCATCCCAAATTGCTGGATTGGATCGCCAACCAATTCATCGCTTCGAAGTGGAGTCTCAAGACGCTGCACCGAATGATCTTGACGTCCGCAACGTACCGCCAATCGACTCAGCATCCGCAGCAGCGTGCCTATCAATTGATCGATCCTTCGAATCAATACTATTGGCGATCGGACACACGACGATTATCCGCAGAACAGATTCGCGACGCGATGCTGGTCGTTTCAGACCAATACAGCGATCAAGCCGGCGGTCCGGGCGTGTTGTCGGATCTTCCCAAACGGAGCATTTTTACTCGTGTGATGCGAAACTCGTCCGATGAACTGCTCGGCAGCTTTGACTTGCCACTTTTCTTTTCGAGCACTCCTTCACGAAATACCACCACCACGCCGGTCCAATCGCTACTGATGATCAATAGCGATCTCGTGTTGGGGCACGCTCGGAGATTAGCCGCGGCGGTTTCAATCGATTCGGACGAGTTGTGCAATCGCATTTCACGGGCTTGGTGGCGAGTTTACGGGCGGGCGCCAACGGAGGCGGAAGCGGAACAGGCCCTTCGGTTTGTCCGCTCCCAGACAACGCAGTTGAAAAAGATTCAAGCGGACGCTTCGCCAACGGTGATCGAAACGGCAAAGCTACCTTATCGGGAAGGACAGGCCGTGCAGTTCAAAGTCGATCAACTCGATTTGCAATTGGCGGCTGTGGAAACCGAAAGGATGGATCTGACGGATTTTACCATTGAAATGTTTTTTCAGCTTCGATCGATCGATGACCATGCTGCGGTCCGCACGCTTGCCGCAAAATGGAACGGCAGCTCAAGAAGTCCCGGCTGGGGTTTTGGAGTGACCGGGCACGGATCCAGGCGAAAGCCTCAGACGCTCGTGCTACAAATTGTTGGTGATCGAGGCGATGGAAAGATTTCGGAGCAAGCAATTTTTTCAGATCATCACGTCGAAATGAACAAGCCGTATTACGCTGCGGCGTGTGTGCGATTGGCGAAATCAGGGGAACCGGGTGTTGTGACCTTCCATTTGAAAGATCTGTCCAATGATGATCAACCCCTGCTTACTTTGGAAACGCCACACGATGCCAGGGGTGGGTTTGCTAATCAACAATCCTTTACGATCGGAGGCGTCGACGGCGGAAACCGGAGGGCCTTTGATGGTTTGATTGATGATGTGCGTTTGCTTCCTTCCGCTTTGACGGTGGATCAATTGCTGTACACGGCAGAACGCGACGTCCAGGGAATGATCGGGTATTGGCAGTTTGAAACCGACCCAGGTGTGCTGCGAAACCGTCTCGAGTCTGGACCTGATCTTGAAGCCAAAGGCAACGCGATCATTCAGTTGGATCCTTCCGAAACCGCCCTGGTCGACTTCTGTCATGCACTCTTGAATTCGAATGAGTTTTTGTATGTCCACTAA
- a CDS encoding DUF1501 domain-containing protein: MSTKPSRLGVPLSSLPHTTTPRTRREFLSHSGAGFGAVALAGLMSDARGEAHSVRPIHGSVQVPNPLAAKDPHFAATAKRVIFLFMEGGPSHLDLFDRKPLLQALAGQTIPDSFGAVVTAFGETKSPLLASKRKWKQHGESGIWVSDWLPQTAECIDDIAVIRSCWANGINHSAGVCQMNTCSILSGRPSLGSWVSYGLGSENENLPAFVVMQDNASQVVNGPRNWGAGFMPAVYQGTRLREGNQPIPYLNPPEGTEQSQQLAKLGFLNRLNRNFANQHPEQTELEARIASYELAFRMQSEAPDLIDLSRESAATKKLYGIGTRETDSFGRLCLLARRMAEQDVRFIQLYHGAGSKWDSHADIERNHSNLCRAMDLPVSALLKDLKQRGMLDETLVVWGGEFGRTPMSERGNGRDHNPSGFTMWMAGGGVQGGQTIGETDDLGLHAVSDRLHVHDLHATILHLLGLGNMELTYIHKGRPERPTVNEGSFFEGLV, from the coding sequence ATGTCCACTAAACCAAGCCGATTGGGTGTGCCCCTCTCCTCGCTTCCGCATACAACGACGCCTCGCACGCGACGTGAATTCTTATCGCACAGCGGTGCCGGATTTGGTGCGGTCGCTTTGGCCGGTTTGATGTCCGATGCTCGCGGCGAAGCCCACTCCGTTCGACCGATCCATGGTTCCGTCCAGGTCCCGAACCCATTGGCAGCAAAAGATCCCCACTTTGCGGCGACGGCCAAACGCGTCATTTTTTTATTCATGGAGGGCGGTCCCAGTCATCTCGACTTGTTTGACCGCAAACCGTTGCTGCAAGCGTTGGCGGGCCAGACGATCCCGGACAGTTTCGGAGCCGTGGTCACCGCCTTTGGCGAAACCAAGTCGCCGCTCTTGGCATCGAAACGGAAGTGGAAACAGCACGGTGAATCGGGGATTTGGGTCTCGGATTGGTTGCCGCAAACGGCGGAGTGTATCGACGATATCGCCGTCATCCGATCTTGTTGGGCCAATGGCATCAATCATTCGGCCGGGGTTTGCCAAATGAACACCTGCTCGATCCTTAGCGGACGTCCCTCGTTGGGTAGTTGGGTGAGTTACGGGCTTGGAAGCGAAAACGAGAACTTACCCGCCTTTGTGGTGATGCAAGACAATGCATCGCAAGTGGTCAATGGGCCTCGCAATTGGGGCGCGGGATTCATGCCAGCGGTCTATCAAGGCACGCGATTGCGAGAAGGCAACCAACCGATTCCTTACTTGAATCCTCCCGAGGGGACCGAGCAGAGCCAACAGCTTGCCAAGCTTGGTTTCCTCAATCGGCTCAATCGCAACTTCGCAAACCAACATCCTGAGCAAACCGAATTGGAGGCACGGATTGCCAGCTACGAGTTGGCTTTTCGTATGCAGTCCGAAGCACCCGATTTGATTGATCTGTCGAGGGAGTCAGCGGCTACAAAGAAACTGTATGGCATTGGAACGCGCGAGACCGATTCGTTTGGGCGTTTATGTTTATTGGCTCGCCGAATGGCCGAACAAGACGTACGATTCATTCAGCTCTATCATGGGGCCGGCAGCAAATGGGATTCGCATGCCGATATCGAACGCAACCACAGCAACCTATGTCGGGCGATGGATTTGCCGGTCTCCGCGCTATTGAAGGATCTCAAGCAGCGTGGAATGTTGGACGAGACTTTGGTCGTATGGGGCGGCGAATTTGGGCGGACGCCCATGTCCGAACGAGGGAACGGTCGCGATCACAACCCCAGCGGGTTTACGATGTGGATGGCAGGAGGAGGCGTTCAAGGAGGCCAAACGATCGGAGAAACCGATGATTTGGGGCTGCATGCCGTCTCGGATCGGCTTCATGTACACGATCTGCACGCAACGATCTT